In a genomic window of Telopea speciosissima isolate NSW1024214 ecotype Mountain lineage chromosome 5, Tspe_v1, whole genome shotgun sequence:
- the LOC122662935 gene encoding uncharacterized protein LOC122662935, translated as MNEGKIHMEQVLDAIGNFVGALQNQTNRVEVIAQATPTVGSGGRREVTDTKDKHVLKDFKKLHSVAFKGTNANPAVATQWISDLEKVYDVIKCTDAKKVMCATFMLQGEADQWWKMTKPILEAGDRQITWDGFTAASDDKYFPPCVKQKKIFEFMYLTQGSQTVMMYERKFEELSRYTPHMVSTEEMKARQFEQGLRVEIQKSISPMQLKTYAEVVHKSQIMRLWRRMQQRMKKLNKKKKFKKSFATHTANKDNWKKFQKKKPQGNVDYKKCGKNHKGDCLVGTFTCFKYKEHRHLARNCPTLKEQPEQNPKEGKLIKMPRTERTLKETRSQEPLVGFLQ; from the coding sequence ATGAATGAAGGGAAAATTCATATGGAACAAGTACTAGATGCTATTGGCAACTTTGTGGGGGCATTACAAAACCAAACTAATCGGGTAGAGGTGATAGCTCAAGCTACACCAACTGTTGGTAGTGGTGGCAGAAGGGAAGTGACTGACACTAAGGACAAGCATGTCCTTAAGGATTTTAAGAAGCTCCATTCGGTAGCTTTCAAGGGAACAAATGCTAATCCAGCTGTTGCCACACAGTGGATTAGTGACTTGGAGAAGGTTTATGACGTGATCAAGTGCACTGATGCAAAGAAGGTTATGTGCGCCACCTTTATGCTTCAAGGAGAAGCGGATCAGTGGTGGAAAATGACTAAGCCCATACTGGAAGCAGGTGATAGGCAAATCACCTGGGATGGATTCACGGCAGCTTCTGATGATAAGTATTTCCCACCTTGtgtaaagcaaaagaagatcTTTGAGTTCATGTATTTAACTCAAGGAAGCCAAACAGTGATGATGTATGAGAGGAAGTTTGAGGAACTATCTAGGTACACACCACACATGGTGAGTACGGAGGAGATGAAGGCTCGACAGTTCGAGCAAGGCTTAAGGGTGGAGATCCAGAAGAGTATCTCTCCCATGCAACTGAAGACATATGCTGAAGTAGTCCACAAATCTCAGATTATGAGGTTGTGGAGAAGAATGCAACAAAGGATGAAgaagttgaataaaaaaaaaaaattcaagaagagTTTTGCTACCCATACAGCAAACAAGGACAATTGGaagaaattccaaaagaaaaagccCCAAGGAAATGTTGACTACAAGAAGTGTGGTAAGAACCACAAGGGCGATTGTTTGGTGGGAACATTCACTTGCTTCAAGTATAAGGAACATAGACATCTTGCTAGGAATTGTCCAACTCTAAAGGAGCAGCCAGAGCAAAACCCCAAGGAGGGCAAGCTAATCAAAATGCCCAGAACAGAAAGGACACTCAAGGAAACCAGAAGCCAAGAGCCTTTGGTAGGGTTTTTGCAATGA